From Nocardioides daedukensis, the proteins below share one genomic window:
- a CDS encoding LLM class flavin-dependent oxidoreductase, which translates to MGTVKFGLDTFGDVTVDDQGERLPHAQVLRNVLDEAVLADQVGVDAFGIGEHHRDDFAVSAPDIVLAAAASRTERIILGTAVTVLSSDDPVRVYERFATLDALSDGRAEVTLGRGSFTESFPLFGFDLADYEVLFEEKLELFAALRSEGAVSWQGTTRLPLDPTHIYPKTESGSLSTWVGVGGSPDSVVRAARHRIPMMLAIIGGEPARFAPYADLYRRALGEFGAPELPVGAHSPGHVAESDAEAREQLFPHFKANRDRIGRERGWPPVTREQFEGEADHGAVFVGSPETVAAKIADTVRKLSLSRFDLKYSNGTMPHTQLMDSIGLYGTEVIPRVRALLAGPS; encoded by the coding sequence ATGGGCACAGTGAAATTCGGACTCGACACCTTCGGCGACGTCACGGTCGACGACCAGGGTGAACGACTCCCCCACGCTCAGGTCCTGCGCAACGTTCTCGACGAGGCCGTGCTGGCCGACCAGGTTGGCGTGGACGCGTTCGGGATCGGTGAGCACCACCGTGACGACTTCGCGGTCTCCGCACCTGACATCGTCCTGGCCGCCGCCGCCTCGCGCACGGAGCGAATCATCCTGGGCACCGCAGTGACCGTGCTCAGCTCCGATGACCCGGTCCGCGTCTACGAGCGCTTCGCCACCCTGGACGCCCTCTCGGACGGTCGCGCCGAGGTCACTCTGGGCCGTGGCTCCTTCACCGAGTCCTTCCCACTCTTCGGCTTCGATCTCGCTGACTACGAGGTGCTCTTCGAGGAGAAGCTGGAGCTCTTCGCTGCACTGCGCTCCGAAGGCGCGGTCTCCTGGCAGGGCACCACGCGTCTGCCGCTGGACCCGACCCACATCTATCCCAAGACCGAGTCCGGCTCGCTGTCAACCTGGGTCGGCGTGGGCGGTTCCCCCGACTCCGTCGTACGCGCCGCGCGGCACCGGATTCCGATGATGCTGGCCATCATCGGCGGAGAGCCCGCCCGCTTCGCGCCGTACGCCGACCTCTATCGACGTGCGCTGGGTGAGTTCGGCGCCCCGGAGCTCCCGGTCGGCGCGCACTCCCCCGGCCACGTGGCTGAAAGCGATGCCGAGGCCCGTGAGCAGCTGTTCCCCCACTTCAAGGCCAACCGGGATCGCATCGGCCGCGAGCGTGGCTGGCCGCCGGTCACCCGTGAGCAGTTCGAGGGCGAGGCCGATCACGGCGCAGTCTTCGTCGGCTCTCCGGAGACGGTCGCTGCGAAGATCGCCGACACGGTGCGGAAGCTCTCCCTGTCACGCTTCGACCTGAAGTACAGCAACGGGACCATGCCGCACACGCAGCTGATGGACTCGATCGGGCTCTACGGCACCGAGGTGATCCCCCGGGTCCGCGCCCTCCTCGCTGGCCCGTCGTGA
- a CDS encoding cytochrome c → MRLLNRSAGRLSRLRRGPLAGLMVLLLGLLFTGSLYAMFSPAQAEGTSKSDEELIQEGRELFLVGCSFCHGQNGEGITSADGQYGPSLVGVGEAAVDFFVGTGRMPLQNPGQQGPAKHPVYDDDEILALSKYVGSLGPGPRIPAKSDYELGLEGDERQEAIVKGGQLFLANCSACHNFEGSGGAMPWGQVAPSLQNTSDKHIYEAMQVGPGNMDNFSDGNIPPEDKAAIIAYLNSLEDNPGYGGFGLGGLGPVSEGMFAWIGGIGGLVAFAYWIAAHTTRSEKKEKKA, encoded by the coding sequence GTGCGTCTCCTGAATCGCTCCGCCGGCCGGCTTTCCCGCCTGCGTCGCGGACCCCTCGCAGGCCTGATGGTCCTGCTGCTCGGGCTGCTGTTCACCGGAAGCCTCTATGCGATGTTCTCCCCGGCCCAGGCCGAGGGAACCAGCAAGTCCGACGAGGAGCTCATCCAAGAAGGCCGTGAGCTCTTCCTGGTCGGCTGCTCCTTCTGTCACGGACAGAACGGTGAAGGCATCACCAGCGCAGACGGCCAGTACGGTCCGTCGCTGGTCGGCGTTGGCGAGGCCGCTGTCGACTTCTTCGTCGGCACCGGCCGCATGCCGCTGCAGAACCCGGGCCAGCAGGGCCCGGCCAAGCACCCGGTCTACGACGACGACGAGATCCTCGCGCTGTCGAAGTACGTCGGTTCGCTCGGCCCCGGCCCGCGGATCCCGGCCAAGAGCGACTATGAGCTCGGCCTCGAGGGTGACGAGCGCCAGGAGGCGATCGTCAAGGGTGGTCAGCTGTTCCTCGCGAACTGCTCCGCCTGCCACAACTTCGAGGGCTCCGGCGGCGCCATGCCGTGGGGCCAGGTCGCGCCCAGCCTGCAGAACACCTCCGACAAGCACATCTACGAAGCCATGCAGGTCGGTCCGGGTAACATGGACAACTTCTCCGACGGCAACATCCCGCCCGAGGACAAGGCCGCGATCATCGCCTACCTGAACTCCCTCGAGGACAACCCGGGCTACGGCGGTTTCGGCCTGGGTGGTCTCGGACCGGTCAGTGAGGGCATGTTCGCGTGGATCGGTGGCATCGGCGGACTGGTGGCGTTTGCCTACTGGATCGCCGCGCACACCACGCGCTCCGAGAAGAAGGAAAAGAAGGCGTGA
- a CDS encoding ubiquinol-cytochrome c reductase cytochrome b subunit, which yields MSTESVATTNGKTAAQPKKASKGGKVVGWADERLGLATAAKKNLRKIFPDHWSFMLGEIALWSFVVLLLTGVFLTFWFKPSMAEVQYMGSYDQLRGMHMSEAFASTLDISFDVRGGLMVRQMHHWAAMLFIASMLVHMARVFLTGAFRKPREINWIIGGLLILLGIVEGFAGYSLPDDLLSGTGLRIADGMVKATPVLGSYMSFFMFGGEFPGDVIVPRLYMAHILLIPGLILALIAAHMLLLVYHKHTQWPGPGRTEENVVGFPMLPVYMAKAGGFFFIVFGASALMGGLLTINPVWKYGPYDPSKVTAGSQPDWYMGIAEGMLRIMPGWETHLWGHTISWNIFIPGEVMPIVLLAMVLAWPFLEAWVTGDKREHHLLQRPRNAPARTAFLVAMMTLYGLLWAAGGNDVLAVLFHMNLNHITYFMRAAIFIIPPLVFIFVRRWCISLQRHDNEMLTHGYESGIIMRSADGGYSERHLPLNEERAYTLTARDRDQVFTAGEGEDANGVAGGKGKLDGIKGRLATAFYADNVQKPTTEEIEEGRHHLAHDLDHEHAAGLDHSADGHQFDGRHEVEGENLRGDH from the coding sequence GTGAGCACCGAATCCGTCGCCACCACCAATGGCAAGACTGCGGCTCAGCCGAAGAAGGCCAGCAAGGGTGGCAAGGTTGTCGGCTGGGCTGACGAACGACTCGGCCTGGCCACGGCAGCCAAGAAGAACCTGCGCAAGATCTTCCCCGACCACTGGTCGTTCATGCTGGGTGAGATCGCGCTCTGGAGCTTCGTCGTACTCCTCCTCACCGGCGTCTTCCTGACCTTCTGGTTCAAGCCGTCGATGGCCGAGGTCCAGTACATGGGCTCCTACGACCAGCTGCGCGGCATGCACATGTCGGAGGCCTTCGCCTCCACCCTGGACATCTCCTTCGACGTCCGCGGCGGCCTGATGGTGCGTCAGATGCACCACTGGGCGGCCATGCTCTTCATCGCCTCGATGCTGGTGCACATGGCCCGTGTCTTCCTGACCGGCGCCTTCCGCAAGCCTCGCGAGATCAACTGGATCATCGGAGGTCTGCTGATCCTGCTCGGCATTGTCGAAGGCTTCGCGGGCTATTCACTGCCCGATGACCTGCTCTCCGGCACCGGTCTGCGGATCGCCGACGGAATGGTCAAGGCAACGCCCGTTCTCGGCTCCTACATGTCCTTCTTCATGTTCGGTGGCGAGTTCCCCGGTGACGTGATCGTGCCCCGTCTCTACATGGCGCACATCCTGCTCATCCCCGGCCTCATCCTGGCGCTCATCGCGGCCCACATGCTGCTGCTCGTCTACCACAAGCACACGCAGTGGCCTGGCCCCGGACGCACCGAGGAGAACGTCGTCGGCTTCCCGATGCTCCCGGTCTACATGGCCAAGGCTGGCGGTTTCTTCTTCATCGTCTTCGGTGCCAGCGCGCTGATGGGTGGTCTGCTGACCATCAACCCGGTGTGGAAGTACGGCCCCTATGACCCGTCGAAGGTGACTGCTGGTTCGCAGCCCGACTGGTACATGGGCATCGCAGAAGGCATGTTGCGGATCATGCCCGGCTGGGAGACCCACCTGTGGGGTCACACCATCTCCTGGAACATCTTCATCCCCGGTGAGGTCATGCCGATCGTCCTGCTAGCGATGGTTCTGGCCTGGCCCTTCCTCGAGGCCTGGGTGACCGGGGACAAGCGCGAGCACCACCTGCTCCAGCGCCCGCGCAACGCCCCCGCACGCACGGCCTTCCTGGTCGCCATGATGACGCTCTACGGCCTCCTCTGGGCAGCCGGCGGCAACGACGTGCTCGCGGTCCTGTTCCACATGAACCTGAACCACATCACGTACTTCATGCGGGCAGCCATCTTCATCATCCCGCCGCTGGTCTTCATCTTCGTCCGCCGTTGGTGCATCTCGCTCCAGCGTCACGACAACGAGATGCTGACCCACGGTTACGAGTCGGGCATCATCATGCGCTCGGCAGATGGTGGCTACAGCGAGCGTCACCTGCCCCTCAACGAGGAGCGGGCCTACACGCTCACCGCACGTGACCGTGACCAGGTCTTCACCGCAGGCGAGGGCGAGGACGCCAACGGTGTGGCCGGCGGCAAGGGCAAGCTCGACGGGATCAAGGGTCGTCTCGCAACGGCCTTCTACGCCGACAACGTCCAGAAGCCGACCACGGAAGAGATCGAAGAGGGTCGTCACCACCTCGCCCACGATCTCGACCACGAGCACGCAGCCGGCCTGGACCACTCGGCCGACGGTCACCAGTTCGACGGCCGTCACGAAGTCGAGGGTGAGAACCTGCGCGGCGATCACTGA
- a CDS encoding L,D-transpeptidase — protein MTARPSSSRATRVLGGVVAVTLLMLGLGSCSDSSDSESAPDRVTVEETEAAAPVEVSSNVSGARAVPVDKLIRVKAAGGTLAKVVVRGPEGQSVAGSLRDDGSTWRASERLEPGTTYTIRSVTKNSDGASGKHSATFTTQDLSLDEQTYAAVAPLDGETVGVGMPVVVNFDLPVQDRARFEKHMKVTSAPAQKGSWHWVSDNEVHYRPADYWQAGTDVTVEVDINALPAGNGIYGQESRKISFHVGDSVISKVNAQTHQMKTYVNGKLVKTMPITTGKPGFTTRSGVKVIMQKFRSKRMNSETVGIPAGSAEAYDLDNVEYAMRVTSSGEFLHAAPWSVGSQGRANVSHGCTGLSTANAKWIYDLSKRGDVVEYTGTDRPMTLHNGYGDWNASFAEYAEASAL, from the coding sequence ATGACCGCACGACCGTCCAGTTCCAGAGCGACGCGAGTCCTCGGCGGCGTGGTCGCCGTGACCCTGCTGATGCTGGGGCTCGGTTCCTGCAGTGACTCCTCCGACTCGGAGTCGGCTCCCGACAGGGTCACGGTCGAGGAGACCGAAGCAGCCGCTCCGGTAGAGGTCAGCAGCAACGTCTCGGGGGCACGGGCGGTCCCCGTCGACAAGCTCATCCGGGTGAAGGCCGCGGGCGGCACCTTGGCCAAGGTCGTCGTCCGGGGACCCGAGGGTCAGTCAGTGGCGGGCTCGCTGCGTGACGATGGGTCGACCTGGCGTGCCAGTGAGCGCCTCGAGCCGGGTACGACGTACACGATCCGCTCGGTCACGAAGAACTCTGACGGTGCCTCGGGGAAGCACTCCGCGACGTTTACCACCCAGGACCTCAGCCTGGATGAACAGACCTATGCCGCGGTGGCTCCGCTTGACGGTGAGACCGTGGGTGTCGGGATGCCGGTCGTGGTCAACTTCGACCTGCCGGTCCAGGACCGGGCTCGTTTCGAGAAGCACATGAAGGTGACCAGCGCGCCGGCCCAGAAGGGTTCGTGGCACTGGGTCAGCGACAACGAGGTGCACTACCGCCCCGCCGATTATTGGCAGGCCGGCACCGATGTCACGGTCGAGGTGGACATCAACGCACTGCCTGCCGGCAACGGGATCTATGGCCAGGAATCGCGCAAGATCTCCTTCCACGTGGGGGACTCGGTGATCAGCAAGGTCAACGCGCAGACCCACCAGATGAAGACGTACGTGAACGGCAAGCTGGTCAAGACGATGCCGATCACCACCGGCAAGCCCGGCTTCACGACGCGCAGCGGAGTGAAGGTGATCATGCAGAAGTTCCGGTCCAAGCGGATGAACTCGGAGACGGTCGGTATCCCGGCCGGGTCTGCAGAGGCCTATGACCTCGACAACGTCGAATATGCGATGCGGGTGACCTCGAGTGGCGAGTTCCTCCATGCCGCCCCGTGGTCGGTCGGCTCGCAGGGCCGGGCCAACGTCTCGCACGGCTGCACCGGCCTGAGCACGGCCAACGCGAAGTGGATCTACGACCTGTCCAAGCGTGGTGACGTCGTCGAATACACCGGCACCGATCGACCGATGACCCTGCACAACGGCTACGGGGACTGGAACGCGTCGTTCGCGGAATACGCCGAAGCCTCCGCCCTCTGA
- a CDS encoding cytochrome c oxidase subunit 4 — MKAETRIFVICSIFFVLVAPAYWFITDATNDKGPDWTGTTALVMAALLVLMISLYLGFHASQMEDRPEDRKDGEIAEGAGELGFFPPYSWWPLWCSLTFAMCTFAIALGAWWLLIIGGTLGLMTTAGWIFEYYRGEFAH, encoded by the coding sequence ATGAAGGCTGAAACTCGAATCTTCGTCATCTGTTCGATCTTTTTCGTCCTGGTGGCGCCGGCCTACTGGTTCATCACCGATGCGACCAACGACAAGGGTCCGGACTGGACCGGCACCACCGCGCTGGTCATGGCCGCGCTGCTGGTCCTGATGATCTCGCTCTACCTCGGTTTCCACGCCTCGCAGATGGAGGACCGTCCCGAGGACCGCAAGGACGGCGAGATCGCTGAGGGTGCCGGCGAGTTGGGCTTCTTCCCGCCGTACTCCTGGTGGCCGTTGTGGTGCAGCCTGACCTTCGCGATGTGCACCTTCGCGATCGCCCTGGGCGCGTGGTGGCTGCTGATCATCGGTGGAACCCTCGGCCTGATGACCACCGCAGGCTGGATCTTCGAGTACTACCGCGGAGAGTTCGCGCACTGA
- a CDS encoding cytochrome c oxidase assembly protein, which yields MSDPDLPRFTFARVFTEWGLDPFLFIGTVWVTGLYLIGVVVLHRRGDRWPIGRTLAFVGAGMGGFVFATSSGISAYDTTLLSVHMVQHMILSMWVPLFLALGAPVTLALRTLPGSTKAGPRRWLLAVLHSRVVKVLSFPLLAFALYVLSPWALYFTGWYDASLDSVFVHEMMHIHLVLVGSLFFWPLMGIDPIPGRVGYPFRLLLVFLTLPFHAFLGVTIMSQDNLIGEKHYLLLREGPMGDWLPSIAAEQNLAGGILWASGELVGVVFFATLFVQWVRSSIKEAKQVDRRLDRQESRAAATRRPADG from the coding sequence GTGAGCGATCCCGACCTGCCGCGGTTCACTTTCGCAAGAGTGTTCACCGAGTGGGGCCTGGACCCGTTCCTGTTCATCGGAACGGTGTGGGTGACCGGTTTGTACCTGATCGGCGTCGTCGTCCTGCACAGGAGAGGGGACCGGTGGCCGATCGGGCGGACCCTGGCCTTCGTCGGCGCGGGCATGGGCGGCTTCGTCTTCGCGACCTCGTCGGGAATCTCGGCGTACGACACCACGCTGCTGAGCGTGCACATGGTGCAGCACATGATCCTGTCGATGTGGGTGCCGCTCTTCCTCGCCCTCGGTGCGCCGGTGACGCTGGCCCTGCGGACCCTGCCGGGCAGCACCAAGGCCGGGCCCCGTCGCTGGTTGCTCGCGGTGCTGCACTCGCGAGTGGTGAAGGTGCTCTCATTCCCGCTGCTCGCCTTCGCGCTCTATGTACTCTCGCCGTGGGCGCTCTACTTCACCGGTTGGTACGACGCCTCACTCGACTCGGTTTTCGTGCACGAGATGATGCACATCCACCTGGTGCTGGTCGGGTCGCTCTTCTTCTGGCCGCTGATGGGGATCGACCCGATCCCCGGCCGGGTCGGCTACCCGTTCCGGCTGCTCCTGGTCTTCCTGACCCTGCCGTTCCACGCCTTCCTCGGCGTGACGATCATGAGCCAGGACAACCTGATCGGCGAGAAGCATTATCTGCTGTTGCGCGAGGGGCCGATGGGGGACTGGTTGCCCTCGATCGCCGCGGAGCAGAATCTCGCCGGGGGGATCCTGTGGGCCTCGGGTGAGCTGGTCGGAGTGGTGTTCTTCGCGACCCTGTTCGTGCAGTGGGTCCGCTCCTCGATCAAGGAGGCAAAGCAGGTGGACCGGCGCCTGGACCGGCAGGAGTCGCGAGCCGCCGCGACGCGACGCCCGGCGGACGGCTAG
- a CDS encoding cytochrome c oxidase subunit 3 — MRSVATATAIPASRLHGHHDRPSMVSVGTIIWLSSELMFFAALFAAYFTIRAQSLDLWETQTELLNIPFSSVNTSILVLSSVTCQLGVFAAERGQVGRSGSVFNVKGWGLREWFILTYIMGAVFIGGQALEYAELIHHGLTIPANAYGSAFYLTTGFHGIHVTGGLIAFLFVLGRTYLAKKFTHEQAVSAIVVSYYWHFVDVVWIGLFATIYLIK; from the coding sequence ATGAGGTCCGTGGCGACTGCAACTGCGATTCCGGCGTCCCGTCTACACGGGCATCATGACCGTCCCAGCATGGTCAGCGTGGGCACGATCATCTGGCTCTCTAGTGAGCTGATGTTCTTTGCTGCGCTCTTTGCTGCCTACTTCACCATCCGGGCCCAGAGCCTGGATCTGTGGGAGACACAGACGGAGCTTCTCAACATCCCGTTCTCCTCGGTGAACACCTCGATCCTGGTGCTGTCCTCGGTGACCTGCCAGCTCGGTGTGTTCGCGGCCGAGCGCGGGCAGGTTGGGCGCTCCGGCTCGGTCTTTAACGTGAAGGGTTGGGGACTGCGCGAGTGGTTCATCCTCACGTACATCATGGGAGCCGTCTTCATCGGCGGACAGGCCCTTGAGTACGCCGAGCTGATCCACCACGGCCTCACCATCCCGGCCAATGCCTACGGCTCGGCGTTCTACCTGACGACCGGCTTCCACGGCATCCACGTGACCGGCGGGCTGATCGCCTTCCTGTTCGTGCTCGGCCGCACCTACCTGGCCAAGAAGTTCACCCACGAACAGGCCGTCAGCGCCATCGTCGTGTCCTACTACTGGCACTTCGTCGACGTGGTGTGGATCGGTCTGTTCGCCACCATTTACCTGATCAAGTAG
- a CDS encoding type IV toxin-antitoxin system AbiEi family antitoxin domain-containing protein → MNADAAHCRLRMAHPLDRPFTHAEARQWGITSRELSHLVRRGELIQPFRGVYHADRVEDDLALRIGCLLLVMPADAVITDRTAAWLHGATMVLAPGAHLDVPRVSLYRQPGYRLRNKLVKSGERTFASHDLMSVGGIRVTTPLRTACDLGRLLHRDQAFAAMDALMRVGGFSNLRLQIELERFKGARGVRQARSLAPLADPRAESQPESILRLRWLDLTTLPRPVPQLEVVRRGGRGSFWLDLAEPDLRYAAEYDGVQWHEDERQKQKDRARRREICDEHGFIIDVLGASDLFGPHANPWGILQDGIARAERRRR, encoded by the coding sequence ATGAACGCTGACGCTGCACACTGCCGCCTGCGGATGGCACACCCTCTTGACCGACCGTTCACCCATGCGGAAGCGAGACAGTGGGGCATCACGTCCCGCGAGCTGTCTCATCTGGTCCGACGAGGTGAGTTGATCCAGCCGTTTCGTGGGGTGTACCACGCCGATCGTGTCGAGGACGACCTCGCGCTGAGGATCGGTTGCCTGTTGCTGGTCATGCCTGCCGACGCCGTGATCACGGACCGTACGGCCGCATGGCTGCACGGCGCCACGATGGTGCTCGCACCCGGTGCTCATCTCGACGTTCCGCGCGTGTCGCTCTACCGACAGCCGGGCTATCGGTTGCGGAACAAGCTGGTGAAGAGTGGCGAGCGTACTTTTGCCTCCCACGATCTGATGAGTGTGGGTGGCATCCGGGTGACCACACCGTTGCGTACAGCCTGTGATCTCGGGCGACTGCTGCATCGCGACCAGGCGTTCGCGGCGATGGATGCACTCATGCGCGTGGGTGGCTTCAGCAACCTTCGTCTGCAGATCGAGCTCGAGCGGTTCAAGGGGGCGCGCGGGGTTCGGCAGGCACGCTCGTTGGCGCCTCTGGCGGACCCGAGGGCGGAGTCACAACCGGAGAGCATCCTGCGGCTGAGATGGTTGGACCTGACGACGTTGCCGCGGCCAGTGCCGCAACTCGAGGTCGTACGCCGTGGGGGCAGGGGTAGCTTCTGGCTCGACCTGGCCGAACCCGATCTGCGGTATGCCGCGGAGTATGACGGCGTTCAGTGGCACGAGGACGAGAGGCAGAAGCAGAAGGACCGAGCACGACGCCGAGAGATCTGCGACGAGCATGGCTTCATCATCGATGTTCTTGGAGCCAGTGACCTGTTCGGGCCGCACGCGAATCCTTGGGGGATCTTGCAGGACGGGATCGCGCGGGCCGAGCGTCGCCGCCGCTGA
- the ctaD gene encoding cytochrome c oxidase subunit I has product MTATAAQPATIESTDRKPLGTLVVRMLTTTDHKLIGKMYLVTSFAWFMIGGLMAMLIRSELAFPGNQVVSDETYNQLFTMHGTIMLLLFATPLFFGFANVIMPIQIGSPDVAFPRLNMFSYWLFLWGGLIAAAGFLTPSGAASFGWFAYAPLSNSLRSPGIGGDLWIMGLWMAGIGTILGAVNFITTIICMRAPGMTMFRMPIFVWNVLITSLLVLMAFPILGGALLSLEADRLVGAHIFDAEHGGAVLWQHLFWFFGHPEVYIIALPFFGIVTEILPVFSRKPIFGYVGLVGATLGIAILSVAVWAHHMFVTGEVNLAFFSGMTFLIAVPTGVKFFNWIGTMWGGSLSFDTPMLWTIGFLTTFLFGGLTGVILASPPLDFHVSDSYFVVAHFHYVVFGTVVFAMFAGFYFWWPKMTGKMLDERLGKLHFWLLFVGFHLTFLVQHWLGVEGMPRRYVDYLPDDGFTVLNQVSTVGAFLLGASTLPFLYNVYITSKKPMVGVDDPWGWGRSLEWATSSPPPRHNFVSIPRIRSESPAFDLHHPEIAALELEDNEGEQQTIADAPDVDGRQAMLNERTDSNPEENA; this is encoded by the coding sequence GTGACCGCCACGGCAGCACAGCCGGCCACCATCGAGTCGACGGACCGCAAGCCGCTCGGCACCCTGGTCGTCCGGATGCTCACCACAACCGATCACAAGCTGATCGGCAAGATGTATCTCGTGACGTCGTTCGCCTGGTTCATGATCGGCGGCCTGATGGCCATGCTGATCCGCTCGGAGCTCGCGTTCCCGGGCAACCAGGTGGTTTCGGACGAGACCTACAACCAGCTCTTCACGATGCACGGCACGATCATGCTGCTGCTCTTCGCGACGCCACTGTTCTTCGGTTTCGCCAACGTGATCATGCCGATCCAGATCGGCTCGCCCGATGTGGCGTTCCCGCGTCTCAACATGTTCAGCTACTGGCTGTTCCTGTGGGGCGGACTGATCGCTGCGGCCGGCTTCCTCACCCCCTCGGGTGCGGCCTCCTTCGGGTGGTTCGCCTATGCGCCACTGTCGAACTCGCTGCGCTCGCCCGGGATCGGCGGTGACCTGTGGATCATGGGTCTGTGGATGGCCGGTATCGGCACCATCCTGGGTGCGGTCAACTTCATCACCACGATCATCTGCATGCGCGCACCGGGCATGACCATGTTCCGGATGCCGATCTTCGTCTGGAACGTGCTGATCACCAGCCTGCTGGTGCTGATGGCCTTCCCGATCCTCGGTGGCGCGCTGCTCTCGCTCGAGGCCGACCGGCTGGTGGGGGCACACATCTTCGATGCCGAACACGGCGGCGCCGTGCTGTGGCAACACCTGTTCTGGTTCTTCGGACACCCTGAGGTCTACATCATCGCGCTGCCGTTCTTCGGCATCGTCACCGAGATCCTTCCGGTGTTCAGCCGCAAGCCGATCTTCGGTTACGTCGGCCTGGTCGGTGCGACGCTCGGCATCGCGATCCTGTCGGTTGCGGTGTGGGCCCACCACATGTTCGTCACCGGCGAGGTCAACCTGGCCTTCTTCTCCGGCATGACGTTCTTGATCGCGGTGCCCACAGGAGTGAAGTTCTTCAACTGGATCGGGACGATGTGGGGCGGGTCCCTCTCGTTCGACACCCCGATGCTGTGGACGATCGGCTTCCTCACCACCTTCCTGTTCGGTGGCCTCACCGGTGTCATCCTGGCCTCGCCCCCGCTGGACTTCCACGTCTCCGACTCCTACTTCGTGGTGGCGCACTTCCACTACGTGGTCTTCGGAACCGTCGTGTTCGCGATGTTCGCCGGGTTCTACTTCTGGTGGCCCAAGATGACGGGCAAGATGCTCGACGAGCGCCTGGGCAAGCTGCACTTCTGGCTGCTCTTCGTCGGCTTCCACCTGACCTTCCTGGTGCAGCACTGGCTGGGTGTCGAAGGCATGCCGCGACGCTATGTCGACTACCTGCCCGACGACGGCTTCACCGTCCTCAACCAGGTCTCGACGGTGGGCGCCTTCTTGCTCGGCGCCTCGACGCTGCCCTTCCTCTACAACGTCTACATCACGTCCAAGAAGCCGATGGTCGGCGTTGACGACCCGTGGGGCTGGGGTCGCTCGCTCGAGTGGGCCACCAGCTCGCCGCCGCCGCGACACAACTTCGTGTCGATCCCGCGGATCCGCTCGGAGTCGCCGGCTTTCGACCTGCACCACCCGGAGATCGCTGCCCTCGAGCTCGAGGACAACGAGGGGGAGCAGCAGACGATCGCCGACGCTCCTGATGTGGACGGGCGCCAGGCCATGCTCAACGAGCGCACCGACTCGAACCCGGAGGAGAACGCCTGA
- a CDS encoding Rieske 2Fe-2S domain-containing protein — translation MSEHNDPNLPVAAAEPIRDPGLPAHVPRPTDIDPKAERRAERQVAGFFLASMLMAVLFCVAYFTLDLGKLEDDGTRKATDTFIGLGASNVALGVTLGLALMFIGIGVIHWARKLMSDVEMSELRHPAASSEEDREETLAALQAGLEESGIARRPLVRNTLLGALGFVGLPLIVGLRDLGPLPGKTLEKTVWKEGTRIVRDVIGTPIRPSDLEVGDLVNAQPEGLVPLHHEEDHREGVEYLEGAELQVAKSKASVILLRMEPKDLKHGKGRENWAVEGIVAYSKICTHVGCPIALNERQTHHLLCPCHQSTFDLADSGRVVFGPAARALPQLPMKVVDGYLVAQSDFTEPVGPSYWERDSK, via the coding sequence GTGAGCGAGCACAACGACCCCAACCTCCCGGTGGCGGCCGCCGAGCCGATCCGTGACCCAGGGCTGCCGGCACACGTGCCCCGCCCGACCGACATCGACCCGAAGGCCGAGCGCCGCGCGGAGCGTCAGGTGGCCGGATTCTTCCTGGCCTCGATGCTGATGGCAGTGCTCTTCTGCGTTGCCTACTTCACGCTCGACCTCGGCAAGCTGGAGGACGACGGGACCCGCAAGGCGACCGACACCTTCATCGGACTCGGTGCATCCAACGTCGCTCTCGGCGTCACGCTCGGTCTGGCCCTGATGTTCATCGGCATCGGCGTCATCCACTGGGCCCGCAAGCTCATGAGTGACGTCGAGATGTCCGAGCTGCGTCACCCCGCTGCCTCCTCCGAGGAGGACCGCGAGGAGACCCTCGCCGCCCTGCAGGCCGGACTCGAGGAGTCGGGCATCGCTCGGCGCCCCCTGGTCCGCAACACCCTGCTCGGTGCGCTCGGCTTCGTCGGCCTCCCCCTGATCGTCGGCCTGCGCGACCTCGGTCCCCTGCCCGGCAAGACGCTGGAGAAGACCGTCTGGAAGGAGGGCACGCGCATCGTGCGCGATGTGATCGGCACGCCGATCCGTCCCTCCGACCTCGAGGTCGGCGACCTCGTCAACGCCCAGCCCGAGGGCCTGGTCCCGCTGCACCACGAGGAGGACCACCGCGAAGGCGTGGAATATCTCGAGGGTGCCGAGCTCCAGGTTGCCAAGTCCAAGGCCTCGGTGATCCTGCTTCGCATGGAGCCCAAGGACCTCAAGCACGGCAAGGGTCGCGAGAACTGGGCCGTCGAGGGCATCGTGGCCTACTCCAAGATCTGCACCCACGTGGGTTGCCCGATCGCGCTCAACGAGCGGCAGACGCACCACCTGCTCTGCCCGTGCCACCAGTCGACGTTCGACCTCGCCGACAGCGGCCGGGTCGTGTTCGGTCCGGCAGCACGCGCCCTTCCCCAGCTGCCGATGAAGGTGGTTGACGGATACCTCGTCGCGCAGAGCGACTTCACTGAACCTGTCGGCCCGAGCTACTGGGAGCGTGACTCGAAGTGA